One segment of Desulfovibrio sp. X2 DNA contains the following:
- a CDS encoding response regulator: MAKILVIDDERPTLGMFRLFLEKYGHEVLLAENGADGLELFAREAPPVVLTDIKMPGMDGIEVLKRIKQANPAVEVIVITGHGDMDLAIQALNLDATDFINKPIKKEELDAALHRAEERLRLAKDKEEDVRVKTDEAVTAIEIKASVTAESEAALLDACRRAQASGGGILLNFSENASINGAGIAILTRVLLDCRDKGIRTAISGLSENFRTVFGIVGLSRLTEIYGNEQEARTALTA; the protein is encoded by the coding sequence ATGGCGAAAATACTGGTCATCGACGACGAACGCCCCACCTTGGGCATGTTCCGACTCTTTCTCGAGAAGTACGGCCACGAGGTGCTTCTGGCCGAGAACGGGGCCGACGGGCTCGAGCTCTTCGCGCGCGAAGCGCCTCCCGTGGTCCTCACGGACATCAAGATGCCGGGCATGGACGGGATCGAGGTGCTGAAGCGCATCAAGCAGGCCAACCCCGCGGTCGAGGTCATCGTCATCACCGGCCACGGGGACATGGACCTGGCCATCCAGGCCCTGAATCTGGACGCCACGGACTTCATCAACAAGCCCATCAAGAAGGAGGAGCTCGACGCGGCGCTTCACCGCGCCGAGGAGCGCCTGCGCCTGGCCAAAGACAAGGAGGAGGACGTCCGGGTGAAAACGGACGAGGCGGTCACGGCCATCGAGATCAAGGCCAGCGTGACGGCCGAGTCCGAGGCCGCCCTGCTGGACGCATGCAGGCGGGCCCAGGCCAGCGGCGGGGGAATACTGCTGAACTTCTCCGAGAACGCCTCGATCAACGGCGCGGGCATAGCCATCCTCACCCGCGTGCTCCTGGACTGCCGCGACAAGGGAATCCGCACGGCCATCTCCGGCCTTTCGGAGAACTTCCGCACGGTCTTCGGCATCGTCGGCCTGTCCCGGCTGACCGAGATATACGGCAACGAGCAGGAGGCACGCACCGCGCTCACCGCCTGA
- a CDS encoding ATP-binding protein codes for MRSVSALSLSRKIFFTTLAFILLVSGIIALLARGILVSSLTTELLHRGTAIAQSLAERARSQILDNDTAGLVSLVFDSAYLGERRDLVSYIFITDQDGRVLAHTFTRPFPDDLSGAAPAPGETHAVREITVLGQPVYDISVPITEGIYTIGSTHVGLNKRHIDNLVGKLRITFLGFISLVIVVLFFISLRIANYITMPITKLTRISDELSRGNFDISVNLDGVGGDWSPQDCPAYLDTDLPCWHFDQTRESEEAAGEDGSNLRTCRLCRFYTKASGDEVQQLASSFRNMVWSIKLYRRRLRESEEKYRSLFVSGPDPIVVVDAESYAILDANPRAEEVYGYTRAELAGVPYTALDPDFSSQCLARFELPGGRESGCVYCTKLIHYRKDGLPIYVNLHACPISYKNRQAYIIASADVTEMIEKDAQLIQASKMKTLGEMSAGIAHELNQPLNAIRMGSDFLGLLAGEAQALSPAQIKPISDEISQQVDRATDIINTLRAFGRKADMIREELCLNDSVRGVLKIVGHQLSLAGIETSFDLADDLPPVMAHDNRIQQVLFNLVTNARDAIIKSGQPPKDGHRILLRTFARDAEVVVQIADTGVGIPESVREKIFEPFFTTKETGQGMGLGLSISYGIVKDYDGEIRIDSSPGRGSVFELVFPRAAARGKTRT; via the coding sequence ATGAGATCCGTCAGCGCGCTCAGCCTGTCGCGCAAGATATTCTTCACCACGCTGGCCTTCATCCTGCTGGTCTCGGGCATCATCGCCCTGCTCGCCCGCGGCATCCTCGTCTCGAGCCTGACCACGGAGCTCCTGCACCGCGGCACGGCCATCGCCCAGAGCCTCGCGGAGCGGGCGCGCAGCCAGATCCTGGACAACGACACCGCGGGACTCGTGAGCCTGGTCTTCGACTCCGCGTACCTGGGCGAGCGCAGGGACCTCGTCTCCTACATCTTCATCACCGACCAGGACGGCCGCGTCCTGGCCCACACTTTCACGCGTCCGTTCCCCGACGACCTGAGCGGCGCCGCCCCGGCCCCGGGCGAGACGCACGCCGTGCGCGAGATCACCGTGCTCGGGCAGCCTGTCTACGACATCTCCGTGCCCATCACCGAGGGCATCTACACCATCGGCTCGACCCACGTGGGGCTCAACAAGCGGCACATCGACAACCTCGTGGGCAAGCTGCGCATCACCTTCCTCGGCTTCATCTCCCTGGTCATCGTGGTGCTCTTCTTCATCTCGCTGCGCATCGCGAACTACATCACCATGCCCATCACCAAGCTGACGCGCATCTCGGACGAGCTCTCGCGCGGCAACTTCGACATCTCGGTGAACCTCGACGGCGTGGGGGGCGACTGGTCGCCCCAGGACTGCCCGGCCTACCTGGACACGGACCTGCCCTGCTGGCACTTCGACCAGACGCGCGAGAGCGAGGAGGCGGCGGGAGAGGACGGCTCCAACCTGCGCACCTGCCGTTTGTGCCGCTTCTACACCAAGGCCTCGGGAGACGAGGTGCAGCAGCTCGCGAGCTCGTTCCGCAACATGGTCTGGAGCATCAAGCTCTACCGCCGCCGTCTGCGCGAGTCCGAGGAAAAGTACCGCTCGCTCTTCGTCTCCGGTCCGGACCCCATCGTGGTCGTGGATGCGGAGAGTTACGCCATCCTGGACGCCAACCCGCGCGCCGAGGAGGTCTACGGCTACACGCGCGCCGAGCTTGCGGGAGTGCCGTACACCGCGCTCGACCCGGACTTCTCCTCGCAGTGCCTCGCGCGCTTCGAGCTGCCCGGCGGGCGCGAGAGCGGCTGCGTCTACTGCACGAAGCTCATCCACTACCGCAAGGACGGGCTGCCCATCTACGTGAACCTGCACGCCTGCCCCATCAGCTACAAGAACCGGCAGGCCTACATCATCGCCTCGGCCGACGTGACCGAGATGATCGAGAAGGACGCCCAGCTCATCCAGGCGAGCAAGATGAAGACGCTGGGCGAGATGTCCGCGGGCATCGCCCACGAGCTGAACCAGCCGCTGAACGCCATCCGCATGGGCTCGGACTTCCTGGGACTTCTGGCCGGGGAGGCGCAGGCGCTCTCGCCCGCGCAGATAAAGCCCATCTCGGACGAGATCAGCCAGCAGGTCGACCGGGCCACGGACATCATCAACACCCTGCGCGCCTTCGGCCGCAAGGCGGACATGATCCGCGAGGAGCTCTGCCTGAACGACTCCGTGCGCGGTGTGCTGAAGATCGTGGGGCACCAGCTCTCGCTCGCGGGCATCGAGACCTCGTTCGACCTGGCGGACGACCTGCCGCCGGTCATGGCCCACGACAACCGCATCCAGCAGGTCCTCTTCAACCTCGTGACCAACGCCCGCGACGCGATCATCAAGAGCGGGCAGCCGCCGAAGGACGGCCACCGCATCCTCCTGCGCACCTTCGCCCGCGACGCGGAGGTCGTGGTCCAAATCGCGGACACCGGAGTGGGCATCCCCGAGTCCGTGCGCGAAAAGATTTTCGAGCCCTTCTTCACCACCAAGGAAACGGGCCAGGGCATGGGGCTCGGGCTTTCCATCTCGTACGGCATAGTCAAGGACTACGACGGCGAGATCCGCATCGACAGCAGCCCGGGACGGGGCTCGGTCTTCGAGCTCGTCTTCCCGAGAGCCGCGGCGCGGGGAAAGACCCGGACGTGA